A region from the Xiphias gladius isolate SHS-SW01 ecotype Sanya breed wild chromosome 20, ASM1685928v1, whole genome shotgun sequence genome encodes:
- the LOC120806546 gene encoding lysozyme C-like has product MRSLVFLLLVALASAKVYERCEWARELKNHGMDGYYGYSLANWVCLTNWESHYNTQAVNHNTDGSTDYGIFQINSRWWCSDGRTPTSNGCGIQCSYLLTDDVSVAINCAKTIVRDPRRIGAWVAWVRHCKNQDLSSYLSGCRL; this is encoded by the exons ATGAGGAGTCTGGTGTTTCTGCTCTTGGTGGCATTGGCCAGCGCTAAGGTGTACGAACGCTGTGAATGGGCCCGAGAGCTGAAGAACCATGGGATGGACGGCTATTATGGCTACAGCCTGGCCAACT GGGTTTGCCTGACCAATTGGGAGTCGCACTACAACACCCAAGCTGTCAACCACAACACTGATGGATCTACCGATTACGGCATCTTCCAGATCAACAGCCGATGGTGGTGTAGCGACGGCCGAACGCCCACTTCAAATGGATGCGGAATCCAGTGCAGCT atctTCTGACTGATGATGTCAGTGTGGCAATTAACTGTGCCAAAACAATTGTTAGAGATCCCAGAAGAATTGGAGCCTG GGTGGCCTGGGTCCGTCACTGTAAGAACCAAGACCTGAGCTCCTATCTGTCAGGATGTCGTCTCTAA